From Candidatus Xianfuyuplasma coldseepsis:
TTTGGGAACAAGAAGAAAGTGGCGATTATCCAAGCCCTCGCAGCTCGTCCTAAAATTTTGATTTTGGATGAACCAACAAGTGGTCTCGATCCCTTGATGCAAAATACGTTTTTCGGTCTTGTCGAAGAAGAACGAAAACGAGGTGTTACCGTATTCTTTAGCTCGCATATTTTAAGTGAAGTTCAGCGAATATGCGATCGCGTCGGAATCATAAAAGAAGGAAAAGTCATTAAAGTGGAGACCGTGGAAGACATCATGGAGACGCGGGCCAAAAAAGTACGACTAAAAACAACATCAACCCTCCCAAGCAATAAATATATTACCAATATCAAACAGATCAACGGGACTGTTACCTTTGTGTTTACAGGAAAAGTACCAGAGTTATTAGAACTCATCAAATCATTAGATATTAGCGATATTACGATAACAGAACCCACGTTAGAAGAAATCTTCATGCATTATTATGAGAAGGAGGATACCGATGAAGCGACTCATTAAAGTAGAGTTTAAACGGAATTTTAAAAGCCTCTTAATGTGGTGTGGAATCGTTGGTGGATTAGCAGCGTTAATGCTCGCCATGTTCCCAGCATTTAAAGATGCATTCTCGCAATTAGAAGAACTTCTCAGTGTATACCCCGAAGCCTTTCTTGAAGCCTTTGGTATGGGTGAAGGTGGACTTGTGATGTCCGAAATTTATGGCTGGTTTGGTGTCGAAGGATATCTCTTTACGATGTTAATAGGTGGTAGCTACGCTGGAATCCTTGGGGGATCGATTCTCTCCAAAGAAGAAGATGATAAGACAATTGAATTCTTACTCGCAAAACCGATCAGTCGTGATCATATTGTCTTTGGTAAAGCAATTGTTGTTGTCATTAACCTAACGATACTAAATGCGTTTATTTCCATTATCTTGTTAATTGCATTTAGCATATTTGGCACTCTTGATGTCGCGAAATGGTTGTTGTTCTCTTTTGCACCACTCCTAGCGCAACTCATCTTTGCTAGTATTTCGTTTTTGGTAAGTATCTTTATCACCAAATCCCGTCAAGTCATCAGTGTCTCCTTAGGTGTAGTCATTGGAATGTATGTTGTGGATTTAATCAGTAAATTAACCGACCAAGCAGAGAACTTAAAATACATTACACCTTATGAGTATGTGAATGCTGTTACGATTGTCAATGAAAAGAAAATTGAACCGCTTTATTTACTGATATCGGTACTTGTTATTGCCGTTACCATCATTGCCTCTTGGCAACTATATAAAAAGAAAGATATTACCGCGTAACTATAAAAGACCAGCAATGGTCTTTTTTGAATAAGTGTTTCTTGTTTTCTAGTTTTGTAAAGGCTATAATAGACATATCAAAACGCCGTCTATGAATCATATAGGAGTGATGTTATGAATAACCCATTTTTTAGTAAACGACAAAGTGTACACGCGAAAAACGGCGTTGTAGCAACCAGTGAAGGATTGGCTGCACAAGCTGGAATGGAAATCCTAAAACAAGGTGGAAATGCGATTGATGCCGCCATTGCTACAGCAGCTGCACTAACCGTTGTCGAACCATGCAGTAATGGGATTGGTAGCGACAATTTTGCCTTGGTCTATTTTAAGGATAAACTCTATGGGATGAATAGTAGTGGATGGAGTAGTCAAAATATATCAATCGATGCTGTAAAGGCTCGTGGATATGATGAAATGCCAGCCCAAGGAGTAATTCCAATTACCGTTCCGGGAACACCAAAAGGATGGGCCAATCTAATTGAT
This genomic window contains:
- a CDS encoding ABC transporter ATP-binding protein, whose amino-acid sequence is MIKLEALTKYYNKNARGILDVSLDIKEGEIFGFIGPNGAGKSTTVRTLLNLIFPTSGSATINNLDIIKDTVEIRQLVGYIPSEVHFYGDMIVKDFLDYAVGFHGEIDREYLQYLIDKLELDTSRRMDALSFGNKKKVAIIQALAARPKILILDEPTSGLDPLMQNTFFGLVEEERKRGVTVFFSSHILSEVQRICDRVGIIKEGKVIKVETVEDIMETRAKKVRLKTTSTLPSNKYITNIKQINGTVTFVFTGKVPELLELIKSLDISDITITEPTLEEIFMHYYEKEDTDEATH
- a CDS encoding ABC transporter permease, with product MKRLIKVEFKRNFKSLLMWCGIVGGLAALMLAMFPAFKDAFSQLEELLSVYPEAFLEAFGMGEGGLVMSEIYGWFGVEGYLFTMLIGGSYAGILGGSILSKEEDDKTIEFLLAKPISRDHIVFGKAIVVVINLTILNAFISIILLIAFSIFGTLDVAKWLLFSFAPLLAQLIFASISFLVSIFITKSRQVISVSLGVVIGMYVVDLISKLTDQAENLKYITPYEYVNAVTIVNEKKIEPLYLLISVLVIAVTIIASWQLYKKKDITA